In Candidatus Desulfatibia profunda, a single genomic region encodes these proteins:
- a CDS encoding FtsQ-type POTRA domain-containing protein, whose product MGRKPIRRNYYNNSDAKLQAKIMRGFKTGLTLSAAITALILISFIFMFGYDFLTQCNYFKAEELTVSGANILSKTQVLKQARIDKGMNILSLNLATARKRLLTHPWIAEAEVSRELPSTMHIRITEHKPMAVIDLGRRFLINTSGEIFKEVSASDPGNLPVISGLEFSDIHVKGQDPSMPFDAVINVLQLAQTPESVLPISFIKRIQVDRDIGLTIYAPDFESGLIKAIKIGYHDYPSKYAGLKDVLVYLKKRPEFSQLESIDLNNLNRIVVQPARIESATIPKNERDGFNFSAMTEKGKRT is encoded by the coding sequence TTGGGACGTAAGCCGATTCGCAGGAACTATTACAATAACAGCGACGCAAAATTGCAAGCTAAAATTATGCGGGGCTTTAAAACCGGATTGACCCTTTCGGCCGCAATCACTGCGCTGATTCTGATAAGCTTCATCTTTATGTTTGGTTACGACTTTCTGACGCAATGTAATTATTTCAAGGCCGAAGAACTTACCGTCAGCGGTGCAAACATTCTTTCCAAAACCCAGGTTTTGAAGCAAGCCCGGATTGATAAAGGAATGAACATTCTATCCTTGAATCTAGCAACGGCGCGGAAAAGACTGCTGACCCATCCATGGATCGCCGAGGCTGAAGTCAGCAGAGAACTTCCCTCGACAATGCACATCAGAATAACGGAGCACAAACCCATGGCCGTCATTGATCTCGGCCGCAGATTTTTAATCAATACCAGCGGAGAAATATTCAAGGAAGTGTCCGCATCGGATCCTGGCAACCTGCCGGTCATCAGCGGCCTTGAATTTTCAGACATCCATGTCAAGGGCCAAGACCCCAGCATGCCGTTTGATGCCGTCATAAACGTTTTGCAGCTCGCCCAAACTCCCGAAAGTGTTCTGCCCATCAGCTTTATCAAGAGAATTCAGGTGGACAGAGATATCGGCCTGACCATTTACGCCCCGGATTTCGAATCCGGCCTGATCAAAGCCATTAAAATCGGATATCACGACTACCCCAGCAAGTATGCCGGGCTTAAGGACGTGTTGGTTTACCTGAAAAAAAGGCCCGAGTTTTCACAACTCGAATCCATCGACCTTAACAATTTAAACCGTATTGTCGTTCAGCCTGCTAGAATCGAATCAGCGACCATCCCGAAAAATGAACGGGACGGCTTCAATTTTTCCGCTATGACGGAAAAAGGCAAACGCACTTAG
- the ftsZ gene encoding cell division protein FtsZ, producing MTFTFVENDNAAKIKVIGVGGAGGNAINNMIDSNLKGVKFIAANTDAQALEISKASVKLQIGEKLTLGLGAGAKPEIGREAALESTDAIRSLLEGSHMVFITAGFGGGTGTGAAPVIAEICKEIGTLTVAVVTKPFSFEGRKRTRQAEDGINALKAVADTVITIPNDRLRGLASKNAKLIEMFKKADEILLHSVKGITDLIIMPGLVNLDFADVKTTMSKAGMAIMGIGIGRGENRAVQAAEHAISHPLLEDISIAGAKGVLINITCNSDLTMEEMTEASDRIYNEVGDDADIIWGAVIDDSMGDEMSVTVIATGIGTPKESGMRETFNDKTFGGKVRDITPDDLQHAVDYDQPTFIRRKHAVGESGGATYRGVYKGLIIDNNDLDVPTFLRKKAD from the coding sequence ATGACGTTTACATTTGTTGAAAATGACAACGCTGCCAAAATCAAGGTTATCGGCGTTGGCGGTGCAGGCGGCAACGCCATCAACAACATGATCGACTCGAATCTCAAGGGTGTGAAATTTATCGCAGCCAATACAGACGCCCAGGCCCTTGAGATCTCCAAGGCGTCTGTCAAGCTGCAAATAGGTGAAAAACTCACTCTGGGTCTCGGGGCCGGGGCCAAGCCTGAAATCGGGCGTGAGGCGGCGCTGGAAAGTACCGATGCCATCCGCAGTCTGCTTGAGGGCAGCCATATGGTGTTTATCACAGCGGGATTCGGCGGCGGCACCGGCACCGGAGCAGCACCGGTTATCGCCGAAATCTGCAAAGAAATCGGCACCCTGACCGTTGCAGTCGTAACAAAACCCTTTTCATTTGAAGGCCGCAAAAGGACCAGACAGGCCGAGGATGGGATTAACGCCTTAAAGGCAGTTGCCGACACGGTCATCACCATACCCAATGACCGTCTGAGAGGGCTTGCTTCCAAAAATGCCAAACTGATTGAAATGTTTAAGAAAGCCGATGAAATTCTGCTCCATTCGGTCAAGGGGATCACCGATCTGATCATCATGCCCGGACTGGTCAACCTCGATTTTGCCGATGTAAAAACAACCATGTCCAAGGCCGGCATGGCGATTATGGGCATCGGCATCGGCAGAGGTGAAAATCGGGCTGTACAGGCCGCCGAGCATGCCATATCCCACCCGCTTTTGGAGGACATTTCCATTGCCGGTGCCAAAGGTGTGTTAATAAACATCACCTGCAACAGCGATCTGACCATGGAAGAGATGACCGAAGCTTCCGACCGTATTTATAATGAAGTCGGGGATGATGCCGATATTATCTGGGGGGCCGTCATCGATGACAGTATGGGCGATGAAATGAGCGTCACCGTCATTGCCACCGGCATCGGTACCCCAAAGGAATCCGGCATGCGGGAGACGTTCAACGATAAAACCTTTGGCGGCAAGGTCCGGGACATTACGCCGGATGACCTGCAACATGCCGTCGACTATGATCAGCCCACCTTTATCCGCCGCAAACACGCGGTGGGTGAATCCGGTGGTGCCACCTACAGAGGAGTTTACAAGGGGCTCATCATCGACAATAATGACCTGGATGTGCCGACGTTCTT
- the ftsA gene encoding cell division protein FtsA produces MQRRENLIVGLDIGTTKICAVVGEVSERDLNIIGIGTHPSIGLRKGVVVNIESTVESIQKAIAEAELMAGCEISSVYAGIAGGHITGFNSRGIIAIKGPEVTKHDVERVIDAARAVAIPMDREVIHVLPQEFIVDDQDGIQNPVGMSGVRLEAKIHIVTGAVTSAHNIVKCANRSGLDVCDIVLESLASAEAVLTEEEKDLGTALLDLGGGTTDLAIFSGKNIKHTFVLSLGGNNLTNDIAIGLRAPHTEAEKIKTKYGSCLSRNIGGEETIEVPGMGGRNSRKLPRQILGEILEPRMEEIFTLIKREIYRAGLENLIASGVVLTGGSSLLDGSVEVAESIFNLPTRLGKPQGITGLVDVVNNPMYATAVGLVLYGARTMPEKKFRIRDNNIFNRIITRMKKWFKDVI; encoded by the coding sequence ATGCAGAGAAGGGAAAATCTTATCGTCGGTCTTGATATCGGAACAACCAAAATTTGTGCCGTGGTCGGCGAAGTATCTGAAAGAGACTTAAATATTATTGGTATCGGCACACATCCCTCCATCGGTCTACGCAAAGGTGTGGTGGTCAATATTGAATCGACGGTGGAATCGATTCAAAAGGCCATAGCAGAGGCGGAACTTATGGCCGGCTGTGAAATTTCATCCGTGTACGCCGGTATCGCCGGCGGTCATATCACCGGTTTCAACAGTCGTGGAATCATCGCGATTAAAGGGCCTGAAGTTACAAAACATGATGTGGAGCGCGTTATCGATGCCGCGCGAGCCGTGGCGATCCCCATGGACCGCGAAGTCATTCACGTCCTCCCCCAGGAATTTATCGTCGACGACCAGGACGGCATTCAAAATCCGGTGGGCATGTCCGGTGTGCGACTGGAGGCTAAGATTCATATTGTAACCGGCGCGGTAACATCCGCCCATAACATTGTCAAATGCGCCAATCGGTCGGGGCTCGATGTCTGCGATATCGTCCTTGAATCCCTGGCTTCGGCTGAAGCCGTGCTGACCGAGGAGGAAAAGGATCTGGGCACGGCGCTGCTGGACCTCGGCGGCGGAACAACCGATCTGGCGATTTTTTCCGGAAAAAATATCAAACACACGTTTGTGCTCTCCCTGGGGGGTAACAACCTTACCAATGATATCGCCATTGGCCTGCGCGCACCGCATACCGAAGCCGAAAAGATCAAGACAAAATACGGGTCCTGTCTATCCAGGAATATCGGCGGTGAAGAAACCATTGAAGTCCCCGGTATGGGCGGACGCAATTCCAGGAAGCTTCCCAGACAGATACTCGGCGAAATCTTGGAACCCCGCATGGAAGAAATCTTCACACTGATAAAAAGGGAAATATACCGGGCGGGATTGGAAAACCTGATTGCTTCGGGTGTGGTGTTAACCGGAGGGTCATCCCTTCTGGACGGCAGTGTCGAAGTTGCGGAATCAATTTTCAATCTGCCGACCCGTTTGGGCAAACCCCAGGGAATCACCGGCCTGGTAGACGTCGTCAACAATCCCATGTATGCAACCGCCGTCGGACTTGTTTTGTACGGCGCCCGAACAATGCCCGAAAAAAAATTCAGGATCCGCGATAACAACATTTTTAACCGCATCATAACCCGGATGAAAAAATGGTTCAAGGACGTCATTTAA